A stretch of the Arachis stenosperma cultivar V10309 chromosome 6, arast.V10309.gnm1.PFL2, whole genome shotgun sequence genome encodes the following:
- the LOC130932433 gene encoding uncharacterized protein LOC130932433 — MTLKRQSFRLRIPWPFAPIGRPSTERPRRPKGKTKSTKDSDTDVPIQRAPSPPPKPPIIEIPEKPTTTSVMIESSVPSPSKASTPYHTPQPSPSKTSTPFHTPSPSPLLQHSIVSSSPKTPPKLATQETTRPEQEEENKDVSEPKIMSIEPQDSQQQVSKTEPASNQPPTSQLPPLAERTSEVLKRDTEERTLTALPDSGEEEEKIVEAVSEFEPVPQETETKAKSPLKTIPNSPQMPTQPPDFKSQTSFRPSSPVSKTEPTFDEPPPPQLPPLAARTSEALMRDADERTLPALPSSQGEKEKIVEAVSELEPVPQEFEPETSFKSSSPISKTEPTFDQPSIQESTLPPLLASQETESKAVSFHHEPTSDQSPLALRKEAELKMKSPLNTIPRLPEESSRHEMEQTTSTEKKFDLHGAAESSKPSLKPQSKLLEPQEKEKEVHEHVKARKSKGISTSQPILHTIASSSGTKSNKDPFSEVFRPRCRTQRVVERNLMFATSKFMSSISPEKAAFHKGIVGDVSKFVHKLSTEEQTQVVTLAGENRGATMEVDNLAKNEADEGEPKQSSQVITDMDGNTEKDLTKDDAFGMAYVNSNIQSINNSVMVHGSIT, encoded by the coding sequence ATGACTCTTAAAAGGCAATCCTTCCGGCTAAGGATTCCGTGGCCGTTTGCGCCTATCGGCCGGCCGAGTACTGAACGGCCACGCCGTCCGAAAGGCAAAACAAAATCTACCAAAGATTCAGACACAGATGTACCAATTCAAAGAGCACCTTCACCACCACCTAAGCCTCCAATAATAGAGATTCCTGAAAAGCCAACAACTACTTCTGTGATGATTGAATCTTCAGTTCCTTCTCCATCAAAAGCTTCAACACCATATCACACTCCACAACCTTCTCCATCCAAAACTTCAACACCATTTCACactccatcaccatcaccattaCTCCAACATTCTATAGTGTCCTCTTCTCCCAAGACTCCACCAAAGCTTGCTACCCAAGAAACCACAAGGCCtgaacaagaagaggaaaacaAGGATGTCTCTGAGCCAAAGATAATGTCAATTGAGCCTCAAGACTCTCAGCAACAAGTCTCTAAAACCGAACCAGCTTCTAATCAACCTCCTACTTCTCAACTGCCCCCATTAGCAGAGCGAACCAGCGAGGTGTTAAAGCGCGACACTGAAGAAAGAACTCTGACTGCATTGCCTGATTctggagaggaagaagagaagattgTAGAGGCAGTGTCTGAGTTTGAGCCTGTGCCTCAAGAAACCGAAACAAAAGCAAAATCACCTTTGAAAACCATCCCCAATTCACCTCAGATGCCAACACAGCCTCCAGATTTCAAATCACAAACTTCTTTTAGGCCTTCATCTCCAGTTTCTAAAACCGAACCAACCTTTGATGAACCTCCACCTCCTCAATTACCTCCTTTAGCAGCGCGAACCAGCGAGGCGTTAATGCGCGATGCTGACGAAAGAACTCTGCCTGCATTGCCTAGTTCTCAaggggaaaaagagaaaattgtTGAGGCTGTGTCTGAGCTTGAGCCTGTGCCTCAAGAATTTGAACCAGAAACCTCTTTTAAGTCTTCATCTCCAATTTCTAAAACTGAACCAACCTTTGATCAGCCAAGTATTCAAGAAAGCACTTTGCCTCCATTACTTGCCTCTCAAGAAACCGAATCAAAAGCTGTCTCCTTTCATCATGAACCAACCTCTGATCAATCCCCTTTGGCGTTGCGGAAAGAAGCTGAGCTTAAGATGAAGTCACCATTGAATACCATCCCAAGGTTGCCTGAGGAATCTTCTAGACATGAAATGGAACAAACAACATCGACAGAAAAGAAGTTTGATTTGCATGGTGCTGCTGAGAGTTCCAAGCCCTCTTTGAAACCACAAAGCAAGTTACTTGAGCCTcaagaaaaggagaaagaggtGCATGAACATGTTAAAGCAAGAAAATCCAAAGGCATATCCACTAGCCAACCAATTCTACATACCATAGCATCTAGTTCAGGAACAAAGAGCAATAAGGATCCATTCTCTGAGGTGTTTCGTCCGCGATGCAGAACACAACGAGTAGTAGAGAGAAACTTGATGTTTGCAACTTCCAAGTTTATGTCAAGCATCTCACCAGAAAAGGCTGCATTTCATAAAGGCATCGTAGGCGACGTTTCGAAGTTTGTTCACAAACTATCCACTGAGGAACAAACACAGGTTGTGACACTGGCTGGGGAGAACAGAGGAGCCACAATGGAAGTTGATAATTTGGCGAAGAATGAGGCCGATGAGGGCGAGCCGAAGCAGAGCTCCCAGGTAATCACAGACATGGATGGAAACACTGAGAAAGATTTaaccaaggatgatgcatttgGGATGGCTTATGTCAACAGCAACATTCAAAGTATCAACAATTCAGTGATGGTTCATGGTTCAATCacctaa
- the LOC130932434 gene encoding tubby-like F-box protein 5 yields the protein MMKPLKNIVKELKEIGESISNMYRNNNNNKHNVHHHHHHHRHGKSHIAPECSSPISSLSSSPSQSSLLSVTVPACSSAMAARDQSRWANLPPELLLDIIKRVEGSETSWPSRRVVVACASVCRTWRQITKDVVKTPEQCGWITFPISLKQPGPRDTPIQCFIKRERASSTYCLYLGLSPAPSGDMSKLLLAAKKIRRATCTEFFISLVADDFSRASTTYIGKLRSNFLGTKFMILDGQPSLDPSLLQSNCKSQQRVHLKQVLPRVAASSSSANYNVATVSYELNVLRTRGPRRMRCAMHSIPVSSIQEGGTAPTPLNFTNFLNDHECTTLSLSKAKKPVTETGSASTLSTPESSHCARELVLKNKAPRWHEQLQCWCLNFKGRVTVASVKNFQLVAAVEPSQNVSTAEQEKVILQFGKIGKDIFTMDYRYPLSAFQAFAICLSSFDTKPACE from the exons ATGATGAAGCCATTGAAGAATATTGTGAAGGAGCTCAAGGAGATTGGAGAAAGCATTAGCAACATGTAtagaaacaacaacaacaacaagcataacgttcatcatcatcatcatcatcataggCATGGAAAATCACACATTGCACCCGAATGTTCATCACCaatatcatcattatcatcatcaccatcacaATCATCATTATTATCAGTAACAGTACCAGCATGCTCTTCAGCCATGGCAGCAAGAGATCAGAGCAGATGGGCTAACTTGCCACCTGAGTTGCTGTTAGACATAATCAAAAGGGTGGAAGGAAGTGAAACTTCATGGCCTTCTAGAAGAGTGGTTGTGGCATGTGCCTCAGTTTGCAGAACTTGGAGACAGATAACAAAGGATGTGGTTAAGACACCAGAACAGTGTGGTTGGATCACTTTCCCTATATCACTCAAGCag CCTGGTCCAAGAGACACTCCAATACAGTGTTTTATTAAGAGAGAAAGGGCCTCTTCAACATATTGTTTATACCTTGGTCTCAGCCCTG CTCCTTCTGGTGATATGAGCAAACTACTACTGGCTGCAAAGAAGATTAGAAGGGCAACATGTACCGAATTCTTCATATCATTGGTCGCGGACGATTTCTCGCGAGCTAGCACTACTTACATCGGAAAACTAAG GTCTAATTTTCTTGGCACCAAGTTCATGATCTTGGATGGTCAGCCTTCACTCGATCCTTCTTTGCTTCAATCGAATTGCAAATCACAGCAAAGAGTACACCTGAAACAGGTTCTTCCAAGAgttgctgcttcttcttcttctgctaaCTATAATGTAGCAACAGTCTCTTACGAACTCAATGTTCTGAGAACAAGAGGGCCGAGGCGAATGCGATGTGCAATGCACTCAATCCCTGTATCATCAATCCAAGAAGGAGGAACTGCTCCAACTCCTTTAAATTTCACCAATTTCTTGAATGATCATGAATGTACTACTCTGTCTCTCTCCAAAGCGAAGAAGCCAGTAACTGAAACCGGGTCAGCTAGTACTCTCAGTACTCCAGAATCAAGCCATTGTGCAAGAGAACTTGTTTTGAAAAACAAGGCTCCTAGATGGCATGAGCAACTTCAATGTTGGTGCTTGAATTTCAAGGGCAGAGTCACAGTTGCGTCTGTTAAGAACTTTCAGCTTGTAGCAGCTGTAGAGCCTTCTCAAAATGTTTCGACTGCGGAACAAGAGAAAGTGATACTACAATTTGGAAAGATTGGGAAGGACATATTCACCATGGATTACCGGTATCCCCTTTCGGCCTTTCAAGCCTTCGCAATCTGTTTAAGCAGCTTCGACACCAAACCGGCTTGCGAATGA
- the LOC130932862 gene encoding uncharacterized protein LOC130932862: MGSLMAGWDSKSATLKRNRSLTKDEIDAYWRSKKKIEEEHLRAISNLAQVVQTSTTSIEVEKKLQRAITMPLGRGNESLHLNIDSNLEELIKKNGWWTKSSWAFLNEPPVTESSSNKYVSQFHVANMGTTHGDGISA, from the exons ATGGGTTCTCTTATGGCAGGATGGGACTCTAAATCAG caACACTTAAGAGGAACCGCTCCCTTACCAAAGATGAAATTGACGCTTATTGGAGATCAAAGAAGAAGATAGAGGAAGAACATCTTAGAGCTATTTCAAATTTAGCACAAGTTGTTCAG ACAAGTACAACATCAATTGAAGTTGAGAAGAAGCTTCAAAGGGCAATTACCATGCCCTTAGGTCGTGGAAATGAGTCATTACATTTGAATATTGACTCAAATTTGGAGGAGCTTATCAAGAAAAATGGATG GTGGACCAAGAGTAGCTGGGCATTTCTGAATGAGCCTCCAGTTACTGAATCTTCATCCAACAAGTACGTGTCTCAATTTCATGTTGCAAACATGGGAACTACTCATGGAGATGGAATCAGTGCTTGA